In the genome of Plasmodium chabaudi chabaudi strain AS genome assembly, chromosome: 6, one region contains:
- a CDS encoding CIR protein, giving the protein MSYKQTCDIFREVDELFDGKSIDVDNFNAFSSLYNEYCPVKNGSKSCDTEYERIAAVAGYIFMNFILDNSINLHSDDDRHLEYFIIWISNILYKIAPTHLESLGESYEKHLSKSVGNFVFWNLLYNKRHLFDGNISILSIFYILFKQMCETFDIYNKRGISGHEYAINAAQSYIIYNELSKFVNQCGPYRGLLDHLKTIYNDFRQTAIRENAHNKHIFDQILEFPSIDKTKYGSEFESLECKQVHDKLIKNLPRLVKKENGELNYYEESQKEENKLSTVMILLGSDDDDSGDGDSGDDDNLGNYDDILKKLFSQIENIQQGKSPVSGPQQAPEPAKLIAAKLVAAKRATTKPKAKKDATPSKAQQPKQQPSTNLSSTEHETSKTPKTNTASGTSETGSTGTKVSTAQTPSQPEKPVPAQAAAAQPAAAQPAPAQTAPAQTAPAQTVSVKPAPPQTAAAKPAPPQTAPVKPAPPQTAAAKPAPPQTAAAKPAPPQTAAAKPAPAKPVPPQTAAAKPDPAKPDPAKPAPAKPAPAKPAPAKPVPPQTAPVKPAPVKPAPVKPAPAQQSATLSSTESETSKTHGKNEIHGKSKNAEKNETSEKSITQSSSTKEVLDQPQRQPPPRPNTSETGKLARSEASPQPPPAKPASIQPLSKTLSLITPGAIPTTSTGITSTHTKKSMGVTTSIPILTSTPTITKRAKQELEKLAFEKPTLTQSTYVKPGPSPRPPATQPLEQSPKTFPSKTPGTGKTSSTSATTPTITKTSKSTTLSAPTTTPTGETTSITSSSIKSTLTVQNDDSKQVGRGKRSTDSRDLTIIIPTGSRDAGGQSSRQDITQENSGSSSSLSHQSQVTNGKIKIQPSKSKDQEIQSKNESDKSPGAQNGVGSTQDNPDTVRKTNPSSDIANQLQSSIPKHGDTGGGLGSSGGESPNNTLKKTDNVDKSPPGSKPPSQAMKSGDQRNENVTVPSVQNSGNGVPNGIDNGARDTKNNAGSGKSGEGNSNGVTVNNEEDENKKIVQNQGTYNKQGSSSSGSVDTNGGTGVSGSITGGKDANKGSSGGGSGVSSNGSNSLGSGINTDKQPQKVSPSPTSQASSSSLHLSPLPVTSSPSATPSITLSFSVPGTTTTASITTTLSTGEKAKSDISSIESELSGQNGGSKKLTRARRSTVSASSINTPTNESGTTSDTSPSIKTVTDVKINEKTSIWCIGSNKKFNIIGIGIIGISIFVFLAFLYKYLPFGSRKKSKKKKITKKVINLVDGRKMEKTFIKSIDRGKKSNIIINSGDNKKIAKIIINSDDTNKPIKTEINSRDEKRKTHITINSEHAKKYTKSVINSSDRKKRKIIVNSVNEKMPLLNIYKLMKADPIPFINLFFLLIFFVYKRKQDTI; this is encoded by the exons ATGAGCTACAAACAAACG TGTGATATATTTCGTGAAGTTGATGAACTGTTTGATGGTAAATCTATTGATGTAGATAATTTTAACGCTTTTTCTAGTTTATACAATGAATATTGCCCTGTAAAGAATGGATCTAAAAGCTGTGATACAGAGTATGAAAGAATAGCCGCCGTTGCcggatatatatttatgaattttATACTAGATAATAGTATAAATTTACATAGTGATGATGACCGTCAtcttgaatattttattatatggataagtaatatattatataaaatagcaCCAACCCATCTTGAATCGCTAGGAGAGTCATATGAAAAACATTTAAGTAAATCCGTAGggaattttgttttttggaaccttttatataataaaaggcATCTGTTTGATGGTAACATTTCGATTTTgagtattttttatatcttattTAAGCAAATGTGTGAAacatttgatatatataataaaagaggTATATCAGGACATGAATACGCAATCAATGCAGCTCAaagttatattatatataatgagcTTTCTAAATTTGTTAATCAGTGTGGCCCATATCGTGGATTATTGgatcatttaaaaacaatatacaATGACTTTAGACAAACAGCTATTAGAGAAAATGCCCacaataaacatatatttgatCAGATTCTCGAATTTCCATCAATAGATAAAACAAAGTATGGATCTGAATTCGAAAGTTTAGAATGCAAACAAGTGCATGAtaagttaataaaaaacctTCCCAGGcttgtaaaaaaagaaaatggagaattaaattattatgaagAGTCACAAAAGGaagaaaacaaattaaGTACTGTTATGATATTATTAGGCTCTGATGATGATGATAGTGGTGATGGCGATAGTGGTGATGATGATAACTTGGGAAATTATGATGAtatcttaaaaaaattatttagtcaaatagaaaatatCCAGCAAGGAAAATCACCAGTATCAGGACCACAACAAGCACCTGAACCTGCAAAACTGATAGCTGCAAAACTGGTAGCTGCAAAACGAGCAACTACAAAACCAAAAGCTAAAAAAGATGCAACACCATCGAAAGCACAACAACCAAAACAACAACCATCAACAAATTTATCGTCTACAGAACATGAAACAAGTAAAACACCAAAAACAAATACAGCAAGTGGAACAAGTGAAACAGGATCAACGGGCACAAAAGTATCAACTGCACAGACACCATCACAACCTGAAAAACCAGTACCAGCACAAGCAGCAGCTGCACAACCAGCAGCTGCACAACCAGCACCTGCCCAAACAGCACCTGCCCAAACAGCACCTGCCCAAACAGTATCTGTAAAACCAGCACCTCCACAAACAGCAGCTGCAAAACCAGCTCCTCCACAAACAGCACCTGTAAAACCAGCACCTCCACAAACAGCAGCTGCAAAACCAGCTCCTCCACAAACAGCAGCTGCAAAACCAGCTCCTCCACAAACAGCAGCTGCAAAACCAGCTCCTGCAAAACCGGTACCTCCACAAACAGCAGCTGCAAAACCAGATCCTGCAAAACCAGATCCTGCAAAACCAGCTCCTGCAAAACCAGCTCCTGCAAAACCAGCTCCTGCAAAACCGGTACCTCCACAAACAGCACCTGTAAAACCAGCACCTGTAAAACCAGCACCTGTAAAACCAGCACCTGCACAACAATCAGCAACATTATCTTCTACAGAATCTGAAACAAGTAAAACAcatggaaaaaatgaaattcatggaaaaagtaaaaatgctgaaaaaaatgaaacatctgaaaaaagtataacACAATCATCATCTACAAAAGAAGTACTTGACCAACCACAACGACAGCCACCACCAAGACCTAACACATCAGAAACTGGAAAACTAGCACGATCAGAAGCATCGCCACAACCCCCACCTGCAAAACCAGCATCTATACAGCCGCTATCAAAAACATTATCATTGATAACACCTGGGGCCATTCCAACAACATCAACAGGCATAACATCGAcacatacaaaaaaatcaatGGGTGTAACCACATCGATACCTATATTAACATCAACACCTACAATAACGAAACGTGCAAAACAAGAACTTGAAAAATTGGCATTTGAAAAACCAACACTTACACAATCAACATATGTAAAACCAGGACCATCACCAAGACCACCAGCAACACAACCATTAGAACAATCACCAAAAACTTTTCCATCTAAAACACCTGGAACAGGCAAAACATCATCAACGAGCGCAACAACACCAACGATTACAAAAACATCAAAATCTACAACATTATCGGCACCTACAACAACACCAACAGGCGAAACAACTTCGATAACTAGTTCATCAATAAAAAGTACATTAACTGTGCAAAATGATGATTCAAAACAAGTTGGTCGAGGAAAGAGATCAACCGATTCTAGAGATTTAACAATTATTATACCAACGGGATCAAGAGATGCAGGAGGTCAATCATCAAGACAAGATATTACACAAGAAAATTCAGGAAGTAGTTCATCATTAAGTCATCAATCACAAGTaacaaatggaaaaataaaaattcaacCATCGAAATCGAAAGATCAAGAAATTcaatcaaaaaatgaatctGATAAATCACCAGGTGCACAGAATGGAGTAGGAAGTACCCAAGATAATCCAGACACTGTAAGAAAAACAAATCCCTCAAGTGATATAGCCAATCAACTTCAAAGTTCAATTCCTAAACATGGGGATACTGGTGGTGGACTAGGAAGTTCAGGGGGGGAATCACCAAATAATACACTAAAGAAAACAGACAATGTGGATAAATCCCCACCAGGATCCAAACCACCAAGTCAAGCAATGAAGTCGGGAGATCAAAGGAACGAGAATGTTACTGTACCAAGCGTGCAAAACAGTGGGAATGGTGTACCAAACGGTATAGATAATGGAGCAAGAGACactaaaaataatgcagGCAGTGGAAAAAGTGGGGAAGGAAATTCAAATGGGGTCACagtaaataatgaagaagacgaaaataagaaaattgTTCAAAATCAAggtacatataataaacaagGAAGTTCAAGTAGTGGATCAGTAGATACAAATGGTGGAACAGGAGTTTCAGGTAGTATAACAGGAGGTAAAGACGCCAATAAAGGAAGCTCAGGAGGTGGATCAGGAGTTTCAAGTAATGGATCCAATAGTTTAGGGAGTGGGATAAATACAGATAAGCAACCACAAAAAGTTTCACCGTCTCCAACATCACAAGCTTCATCATCATCACTACATCTATCTCCACTACCAGTAACTTCATCACCATCAGCTACACCATCAATaacattatcattttcagtACCTGGAACAACTACAACAGCATCAATAACTACAACTTTATCAACAGGTGAGAAGGCTAAGTCAGATATATCATCAATAGAAAGCGAATTGTCTGGACAAAATGGTggttcaaaaaaattaactcGAGCAAGGAGATCAACCGTTTCTGCGAGTTCAATAAATACTCCAACAAATGAGTCAGGAACTACATCAGATACATCACCATCAATCAAAACTGTAACTGACGTTAAAATTAACGAAAAAACATCAATATGGTGTATAggatcaaataaaaaattcaacaTAATAGGTATTGGTATTATAGGCATTtcaatatttgtttttttagcatttttgtataag taTTTACCATTTGGATCGCGAAAAAAAtcgaagaaaaaaaaaatcacgaaaaaagttataaattTGGTTGATGGAaggaaaatggaaaaaacatttataaaatcaatTGATAGGGGGAAAAAATcgaatataattataaattcaggcgataataaaaaaatagcgaagataattataaattccGATGATACAAACAAACCAATAAAAACGGAGATAAATTCACGGGATGAAAAACGAAAGACACATATAACTATAAATTCAGAACATGCGAAAAAGTATACAAAATCAGTTATAAATTCAAGCGATAGAAAAAAGAGgaaaataattgtaaatTCAGTTAATGAGAAAATgccattattaaatatatacaaacttATGAAGGCCGATCCTAttccatttattaatttattttttttgttgattttttttgtttataaaagaaaacaagACACTATATAg